In Vitis riparia cultivar Riparia Gloire de Montpellier isolate 1030 chromosome 19, EGFV_Vit.rip_1.0, whole genome shotgun sequence, the following proteins share a genomic window:
- the LOC117909585 gene encoding probable aquaporin TIP5-1 gives MLTKMAPNSLSVRLEESFTRNALRSYLAEFISTFIFVFAAVGSAMSSRKLMPDATSDPSSLLVVALANAFALSSAVYIAAGISGGHVNPAVTFGLAVGGHVSIPTAMLYWISQMLGATMACLFLRVTTVGQHVPTHAIAEEMTGFGASVLEGVLTFALVYTVYAAGDPRRGPLGSIGPLAIGLIEGANVLAAGPFTGGSMNPASSFGSALVGGSFKNQAVYWVGPLIGGALAGLLYENVVFPPQDTAISQVGV, from the exons ATGCTTACTAAAATGGCTCCCAACTCGCTGTCAGTCCGCTTGGAAGAATCCTTTACCCGCAACGCCCTCAGATCCTACTTGGCCGAGTTCATCTCCACTTTCATCTTCGTCTTTGCCGCTGTCGGATCCGCTATGTCTTCCA GGAAACTGATGCCGGATGCCACGTCTGATCCATCTAGTCTGCTTGTGGTTGCACTGGCAAATGCGTTTGCATTGTCGTCGGCAGTGTATATTGCTGCAGGGATCTCGGGAGGACATGTGAATCCGGCTGTCACGTTCGGATTGGCGGTGGGAGGCCACGTCAGCATCCCCACTgccatgttgtactggatttcACAGATGTTGGGTGCCACCATGGCTTGCCTGTTCCTGAGAGTCACCACTGTTGGTCAG CACGTTCCGACCCATGCAATAGCGGAGGAAATGACCGGGTTCGGAGCATCCGTATTAGAGGGCGTCCTGACATTTGCACTTGTGTACACGGTCTACGCTGCAGGTGACCCGAGGCGAGGCCCACTGGGATCCATCGGACCCCTTGCCATCGGGCTAATAGAGGGAGCCAATGTGCTGGCGGCCGGGCCATTCACGGGAGGGTCTATGAACCCGGCATCCTCATTCGGGTCAGCCCTAGTTGGAGGCTCCTTCAAGAACCAGGCGGTTTACTGGGTGGGACCCTTGATTGGTGGCGCACTGGCTGGGCTGCTGTATGAAAATGTGGTTTTCCCTCCTCAAGACACTGCAATTTCTCAAGTTGGGGTGTGA